A window of Magallana gigas chromosome 8, xbMagGiga1.1, whole genome shotgun sequence genomic DNA:
GTTTGTCTCTAAACAAACTTGCTGGGGAACAGGAACAGCCAAAAGCCTCACTTTTGAGAAATTACAATCGTCCACGTCCTATCACGTAAGTTTATTTTCTACAAAGATAAAAACATCAAACGACGTTaagaatttgaataacaaaaaaaaaaacacctaaaGAAGTAGATGCAACCTATTATAAGATTTAACTGCCTCTAAATGGAGGTCGGTTTGCTGAGTTATTAACACAGAGAAATCACAAAAGTGAATGATGAGAAGATAAAGCACATAATTTCTGAATACTTTGCattaaacgtcatttttttcagtactttttagaAACTTTTACAGAAGAAAGAACTTCTAAATGGGACCACGAACCATTTCGAGGTactttttgattaataaaaataaatcggTAGGgtataatgtacatatattatttttagaatataattttcataaatgtcAAGCTCAAAAGTAATCTAAAGaaattattaaacttttttaattcCATAGGAACCTGACATATGTAGTCTCTTATCTATGATGAAACAAAGCGCATTATATTACGAACGTCTCGTCAGGTCAATCTGATAATATAGATCCATGGCATCATATATTATCCtatgttttatgtacattttgtaaGAATAACAAACATCAAAAAGAGTTATAACTCTCCTTTCGTTGTCCAAAAAGCTAGAATTTAATTAAGCTGACTTAAGtcaatgtatttcaaaccaaaaGATTACTTACATTTACGGTCAGGTGATATGAgtttagaaattaaattcaatatttcaataaaaataagcaGGTCTTAGTACGCAAATGAACCTACATATAATTAATTAACTCACAGCTCTGCGTGTGGAAGTATACAAACATTTCTTGAAAcggaatatgtacatgtacgtcaAAACATTTATTGATCGGAGAAGTAAAAAACCATTAGAAAGTATATTTGTTTCTACAATTGTTTTCCGATGGCGTTGTGCAGTATCTTTTTTGGATCATAAATCACCGAGAATTTTCGACAATATGATTGGTAGTTTTCATTAACTTCATATACTTTTctgatttaaatttaattgctTATTAATAGTAATCAAAAGTCATCTgtcaaaaaacaaattcaaaatgcCAGTATAAAAGAAGGGTCTTGTACATTTTTTTGCGTAAACATAACCTTCTTCACAATACAAGTAATAACTAAAGCGTTTTATGAAGCAATTTAATACTTAGATATTTGGAAATGACGTTTTCGTCAATTATTTCAGGTCAGTTTGTTGACGGATCACAGAATGGACCTGCCCCTGGTCCCTGGGAAATTCCTGCAACGTTTAAGGAGTTTTTCAAAAACGAAACTCAGCATCATGAAGTACCCCACACTGCCTTTGTTAGGGTCAGTTTGCAAAAAGCATTTGTTTGAAAGTTTGAATGAGAATTTAATTAAGGAAGCCTGGTGGTCAACAGATTGCCAAGCAGATCTGCCTCcattttttatgatttgttAGCCATAAACTAAAAttccaaattttttaaaataattttctagCCCTATTAGGAAGTTTAAACtaataactatattatttaCAGGAACTGCATTTCATTTCAGCCTTGTTTTAGATGTGAAGCAAAGGGAAAAGTAAAATGCGATCGATGTAATGGTAGCGGAAgggtaaatataaatttgatcaaaattaaggtacttcactacagctagacttatactttttaagacactacgtcacaatatggcgaattaaatgttttgttaaactatttgtatcaatcgaatcagatgtatatcgtcatagctcagtggttaaagtatcaggcttgtgaaccccagatcatgagttcgaatgcgcctgggcttttgtttatgttaactaaatgaaatttttgaaactatcattttttatccaaaattgcacattttttcgcctatttgacatatgatacctcttatccatcatgctttctattataatcaagtaattttctgctgatttgaggaattatttcaaggtgtagtgaggcaccttaattTAACAAATCAAGAAGAAAAACTAATTATGTTCAATCagaataaaaaatcaatcattGGGGAGCAGTTGAGTTTTTGGTATTAATTATAATCGATGTCGAAATGTAAGATGAATAAAAATCATCATCAGCGAAGCCTAAATTTAAGCTCATGTTTAACCCCAAAGAAATTAATAAAGTAAGTTAAAAGacatcgtttaaaaaaaaatctaattgtaTGTGATTGATACGATAAGCTCTGTGTACAGGTGAAATGCAGTTCTTGCGGTGGCCGGGGTTCAAAGACGGTGACCCGCAATGGTAAAAGCTGCAGAGTGAGCTGCTCCTGGTGTTTTAATGGAAGAGTCACGTAAGAATCATAGCTTTGATTAAGAGGGTTGGATAGTCGTGACCGTTTTGGGGGCTATATTCACCTCCTTATGAAGATGAGCTCTGTAAaaagattaagaaaaaatgcgcaaattttaaagctaaaatatttgaagtttttgtttatttaatgttatttattgttcaaaaaaatatcatatgtcaAAGTTTAAGGCAGGTCTGATGGTAATTTGATTCACAGAATCAAAATATctcatgaaataataaaaaaaaagatttttacaaatatatctcGTGAGAGGCGACCGTATTCGGAACtttgacaaattcaaaaaaattgatacataaACTAAGAGGAGGAATAACGTCTCTAGGATAAcgacaatgctttaaaaatgaaattttttgcgCCAATATTCgctaaaaaatatgtttaattattATGATTAGCAGATCATTTGGATATTAATATCTATAAATACTATAttaaaatgttggtttttttgtttgtttaagatGTTCAAATTGTCGCGGTAGTGGCAAAGTACGCTGTCCAGCCTGTCAGGGTGAATGCAATCTTAAATGGTTTATCAAACTCATCATTAATTGGTAAGTTATGCATCGATTGCTTGAAGATCAGTCACTGAGATTATGACTCATTTGAAGACATTGAGATAGGCGGCAGATCCTGTTTTCAGGGTGAATAATGTATCGGAGCATGTTATAGAGAGGGGGACGATACCAGCTTATATGATCTCGCAGACCACCGGAACTCTTGGTTTTAACGAAGTGCAGCCCCGggtatttttgttataaaaagatattcgaaatatacaaagaaattaatttcaaagtaaaggatttatttatttatttaattttatttattattaattcataAGGTACAGCCGGTAGCTAATTTTCCGGTAGCGGAAGTAAACGAAGTGTCCCACAATTTTGTGGGCAGTCATCAGTTCCCAATGAAGAGGATTCACATGCAGGTATTTAAGATTCCATAATTCATACTTAACACTTTATATTGATTCTTTTAATGGAGAAGAATGCCACATTTTACCCAAAACAGCAGATCCAtctattttctatgtaaaatttgggGGGTTTTTGTTCAAGCAATTCATTTTGATTTGATGTTCGGAACTAAATATGTCGTCAAATGTTCGATGACTTTGCCAAAGTTATTCCATATGCATTTAGTAATGCATATTTCTTTCTTTGAACGTTTTTGCTAATTAGCATTATCGTTGTGTTGATCCACAATCTCATCATCGTGGTTTTTTGTTGATAtgattatcatcatcatcatcatcatcatcgtcgtcgtcGTCTTCGTCATCATGCGGTTTCTCAGCAAAGAAATGATACTACCAAACAGCCGTTTTGGTTTATGTTATCACAACGATCTcgttattttgttaatttcagcACCACATGATTCGTATGGTGCCAGTGACACAGTGTGTCTGCAGGCGCCGGGGGAAGGAGTTTACCTTCTTTGTTTACGGACTGGAGAACAAGGTGTATGGACCCGACTATCCCGACCAATGCTGCTGGGGATGCACtattcaataaatttatataatgacCTCAAGCAGCTGGgagtttttcaaaattaaacagaCCTTTTGTTTTATAGGGGATTTTGTATACCTTTGATTATCACAAGTTTtgttgttagctcacctgaacaaaaAACTAAAgataactattttgttttacttttactATCATTTGTGATTAGAgaatgaatattttcttttgaaacataatataTGAGCATGGATTTTTTCATTTAGGTCCATTTTAGCAATGTTTTAGGTATGGCTTTTCatgaacaattaaaaaagaattaggatatatatatatatatatatatatatatatatatatatatatatatatatatatatatatatatatatatatatatatatatatatataacacttcaTTTATGTGCCAAAGAATTAAGAAGTGCATTAATttgcatttgattttaaaagtttactcGATTGTTCTTGATCTATTAAAGagaatatttcaaactttgttCATGTCATGTATATACCgggtacaattatttttttcctaaaaaaaaagtttcacgATTTCCACAATTTATATATGTTGAGAAATTGTGTAATTAAACAGTTCATAAATAAGAACGCATTGACCAGTTTTACTATGGACTGCGAACGATGGCATTGTCCAGCCGCCTAACTAAAactcattttttgaaagttgtctaattaaagttgattttttataataatgtaaacagttatgtatattttcatttaatataaatgatttggtccaacaaagagagataactttgtattttgggtttaaatagctcatttcagaatagaaaataacggaaaacggaaatgttttttaaaacatctccccccccccccgtgaaacaaaaattccttttgagggattttaattattgttatttagcatatttttaccaaggggtttgttgtttcacgg
This region includes:
- the LOC117690128 gene encoding protein SSUH2 homolog, producing MAKVGIDEQTIDESEQDFSESLYIEDNEHKADVSFDTVAGYDNARMDQSLLPPPPTVFAPPQDYVQPTFTSAPVITEDTARKALIEFVSKQTCWGTGTAKSLTFEKLQSSTSYHYFLETFTEERTSKWDHEPFRGQFVDGSQNGPAPGPWEIPATFKEFFKNETQHHEVPHTAFVRPCFRCEAKGKVKCDRCNGSGRVKCSSCGGRGSKTVTRNGKSCRVSCSWCFNGRVTCSNCRGSGKVRCPACQGECNLKWFIKLIINWVNNVSEHVIERGTIPAYMISQTTGTLGFNEVQPRVQPVANFPVAEVNEVSHNFVGSHQFPMKRIHMQHHMIRMVPVTQCVCRRRGKEFTFFVYGLENKVYGPDYPDQCCWGCTIQ